Within the Citrus sinensis chloroplast, complete genome genome, the region ATGAATCAAATCTCCCCAAGTAGGATTCGAACCTACGACCAGTCAGTTAACAGCCGACCGCTCTACCACTGAGCTACTGAGGAACAGCGGGAGATTATATCTCATAGAGTTCAATTCCCGTTCTCAACCCATGACCAATATGAACTCGAAGTTTCCTTCGTAACTCCCGGAACTTCTTCGTAGTGGCTCCGTTCCATGCCTCGTTTTATAGGGAACCTCAAAGTGACTCTATTTCATTATATTCCATCCATATCCCAATTCCATTCATTTAATATCCCTTTGGTGTCATTGACATAAGAATTGACATAAGAGATGTCGTTTCTAGTCTATCTGTTTCTATTTCTATATATGGAAAGTTAAAAAATCATCATATAATAATCCAGAAATTGAAATAGAAAAGAAAAAAGGGAGGTTTGTGATGATTTTTCAATCTTTTATACTAGGTAATCTAGTATCCTTATGCATGAAGATAATCAATTCGGTCGTTGTGGTCGGACTCTATTATGGATTTATGACCACATTCTCCATAGGGCCCTCTTATCTCTTCCTTCTCCGAGCTCGGGTTATGGAAGAAGGAGAAGAAGGAACCGAGAAGAAGGTATCAGCAACAACTGGTTTTATTGCGGGACAGCTCATGATGTTCATATCGATCTATTATGCGCCTCTGCATCTAGCATTGGGTAGACCGCATACAATAACTGTCCTAGCTCTACCGTATCTTTTGTTTCATTTCTTCTGGAACAATCCCAAACACTTTTTTGATTATGGATCTACTACCAGAAATTCAATGCGTAATCTTAGCATTCAATGTGTATTCCTGAATAATCTCATTTTTCAATTATTCAACCATTTCCTTTTACCAAGTTCAATGTTAGCCAGATTAGTCAACATTTATATGTTTCGATGCAACAACAAGATGTTATTTGTAACAAGTAGTTTTGTTGGTTGGTTAATTGGTCACATTTTATTCATGAAATGGGTTGGATTGGTATTAGTTTGGATGCAGCAAAAGAATTCTATTAGGTCTAATGTACTTATTCGATTTAATAAGTACCTTGTGTCAGAATTGAGAAATTCTATGGCTCGAATCTTTAGTATTCTCTTATTTATTACCTGTATCTACTATTTAGGCAGAATACCCTCACCCATTTTTACTAAGAAACTGAAAGTGAAAGAAACCTCAGAAACGGAAGAAAGAGATGTAGAAATAGAAAAAACTTTCGAAAGGGGGGGGACTAAACAGGGACAAGAGGTATCCGCCGAAGAAGATCCTTCTCCTTCCCTTTTTTCGGAAGAAAAGGAGGATCCGGACAAAATCGAGGAAACGGAAGAGATCCGAGTGAATGGAAAGGAAAAAAAAAAAACAAAGCATGAATTCCACTTGCGCTTTAAAGAGACATGCGATAAAAATAGCCCTGTTTATGAAACTTCTTATCTGGATGGGAATCAAGAAAATTCGAAATTCGAAATATTTCAATTATTTAAAGAAAAAAAAGAAGAGAAATATTAAAAAGAATAATAACGAAAATAAATATAATAAGAGATAAAAAGAGATGCGACTTCCCCCTAAATATTTTATACCTTCCCCTACAAAAAAACTTGTAATACCAACCCCATTCGTAATTCCATCAATTACTCGTCTGTCGAACAAATGAGTTAGTTCCGCTAATCCTCTTATCCCTTCTGTTAAGGATCTTGTGTAAAAAGCATCTATATAAGCACGATTATATGACCAATCATATAGAAAATTGAGTATTTTGTCCCAAAGAATTCTCTTAGGTCCTCTTTTAGCAAAAAAATTCAATATGTTCCAATTGTGTAAAGATGAATAAAAGGGTTTATATAAAAAGTAGGCTAGAAGTATTCCAAAATACGTTATACTGACGGAAAGGGTTGGATTTTTTACAACTTCATACCAATCAACAAAATGAGTTGAATTTTGTTGTAACAGATTTATAGATGGAGTTAACAATTTTGATAAAATATCCGACTCGATTACTTCTTGATTCAAAGGAATTCCTATCGCTCCAACAAACAAAGGAAATAGGACTAATACAAGCATAACAAATAATATAGTATTGTCTGATTCGTGAGGATAACAAAAAGTCTTGGCAGCGCCAAAAGGAAAAATAGTAATAAAGGGCATATTTGTTACAGTACTAGCAATTCGATGAGTCTTCTTCGCAAAAAAAGAAGCCCTTTTATTATTATTCATTGTTAATAAAGCAACTAAATGAAATTTGTTTTTAATCGGTTTTGGTTCTTCTTTACCCCATAGAGATATTGAATATAAGGAATTTCTTTTTTTGCCACTGTAATTTTGCAAGCAAAAGTTGAAAGGCCCCTCAAAAGTAAGTAAATAAATTCGAAACATATAAAATGCGGTTAATCCGGCTGTGAAAAAAGCTATTGTTGCGAAAATCGGCGAATACAACCAAGTATCATTAAGAATTTCATCCTTGGACCAAAAACAGGCGAGAGGTGGAATACCACAAAGAGAAAGAGTACCTACTAAAAAAGCGGTTTTTGTAATCGGCACATGCTTTCTTAACCCACCCATAAGAACCA harbors:
- the ycf1 gene encoding hypothetical chloroplast RF1, with product MIFQSFILGNLVSLCMKIINSVVVVGLYYGFMTTFSIGPSYLFLLRARVMEEGEEGTEKKVSATTGFIAGQLMMFISIYYAPLHLALGRPHTITVLALPYLLFHFFWNNPKHFFDYGSTTRNSMRNLSIQCVFLNNLIFQLFNHFLLPSSMLARLVNIYMFRCNNKMLFVTSSFVGWLIGHILFMKWVGLVLVWMQQKNSIRSNVLIRFNKYLVSELRNSMARIFSILLFITCIYYLGRIPSPIFTKKLKVKETSETEERDVEIEKTFERGGTKQGQEVSAEEDPSPSLFSEEKEDPDKIEETEEIRVNGKEKKKTKHEFHLRFKETCDKNSPVYETSYLDGNQENSKFEIFQLFKEKKEEKY